The window GGCGCGCCAGCTCGGTGTGACGCGGCTGACCGTACACACCGCCTATAGCGAGCTACAGGCCGGCGGGTGGGTCGAGGCCACGGTTGGCCGCGGCACATTTGTGGCGCCACAGACTGATCCGGCAGCGGGGTTGCCCGACCACGGGCGCGATCTCTCGCCGCCGACGATCTTGAGCGACATGGTGCGGCTCGCCCGGCTGCCAGGTATGCGCTCGCTGGCCATGGCCGATGCCTCGCCCGATCTGTACCCGACCCGCGAGTTCGCCCGCGCGCTCGAAGAGGCGCTTGGCGCCGGCCCGGCCGCGCTCAGCTACACCGCCTCGCAAGGCGACCCGCTGTTGCGTACGACCCTGGCCGACCTGCTGCGCGAGCGCGGGGTCAACGCCACCCCCGACGAGATCGTCGTCACTTCGGGCGTGACGCAGGGCATGGCGCTGATCGCGCATGTGCTGGCGCGCCCCGGCGACACAGTGATCGTTGAGCAGCCGACCTACCTGGGGCTGCTGCATATTCTGAACTCCCAGGGCATCCGCGTGGTGGGCGTGCCGGTCGACGACCAGGGTATGCTGGTCGAGGCACTCGAGCCGCTGCTACAGGAGCACCGCCCACGCTTCATCTACACCATCCCGGTGTTCCAGAATCCCGGCGGTATGTGCCTCAGCCCGCCACGCCGCGCGCTGCTGCTCGGCCTGGCCGAGCGCTACCGCGTGCCGATTGTCGAAGACGACATCTACAGCGCGCTGGTCTACGAGGGCCAGGCACCGCCCGCACTCAAGGCCGACGATCAGAGCGGGCTGGTGGTGCATATCGGCAGCTTCTCGAAATCGCTGCTGCCCGGCGCGCGGATCGGCTACGTGGTGGCGGCGCAGCACCTGCTGAGCCGGCTGGTGGCCGCCAAACAGGCCGACGACCTGTGCTCACCGCCGCTGCTCCAGCGCACCCTGGCGCTGTTCATCCAGCATGGCTGGCTGGCTAGCCACCTGCGCCGCACGATCCCGCGCTACCGCGAGCGCCGCGACGCGCTGATGACCGCGATGGCGCACTATTTCCCCTCGGGCGCGCATTGGGCCACACCACGCGGTGGTTTCTGCGTGTGGGTCGCGCTGCCACCCGGCACATCGGTCGTTGATCTCTACCTGTCCGCCGCCGAGCATGGCGTCGGCTTTGCGCCCGGCGATGTATTCTTCACCGACCCGCCCGAGCAGCCGTACCTGCGGCTCTCGTTCAGCAGCCTGCCGCCCGACCAGATCGCCGAGGCTACCCAGATCCTTGGCCAGCTGATCAGCATCCAGGCCACCCGCCGCGCGTTCGTGGTGCCGCCGCTGGCCGAGTGTGTGCCGCTGGTATAACTGTGTACATGAAAGGACGCCCCATGCCGAGTATTCCGATCTACCAGATCGACGCATTTGCCAGCCGCGTGTTCACCGGTAACCCTGCGGCGGTCTGCCCGCTCGATGCCTGGCTCGACGACGCTACACTTCAGGCGATTGCTGCGGAGAACAACCTGTCCGAAACAGCCTTCTTCGTGTACGATGGCGAGCGCGTCGCGCTGCGCTGGTTCACGCCGGTTACCGAGGTCGACCTGTGCGGCCACGCCACGCTGGCGGCGGCGTTCGTGATCTTCAGCGAGCTCGAGCCGCAGCGCGACGCGGTGGTGTTCGGCTCGCGCAGCGGCGATCTGGCCGTGACGCGCGCGGGCGATCTGCTCACGCTCGACTTCCCCGCCACCCCCACCACCGCCTGCGCCGCACCCGAGGCGCTGATCGCGGGCCTGGGTTGCACCCCGCTCGAGGTGCGCCAGTGCGCCGATTACCTGGTGGTGCTCGAAGACGAGGCGGCAGTGCGCGCGCTACAGCCGCGAATGGACATGTTGATCCAGCTCGACACCCGCGGTGTGATCGCGACGGCGCCAGGCGATACGGCCGACTTCGTATCGCGCTTCTTTGCGCCGGCCTATGGCATCCCCGAAGACCCCGTGACCGGTTCGGCTCACTGCGCGCTGACGCCCTACTGGGCGCGGCGCCTGGGGAAGCGCAGCCTGCACGCACTCCAGGTGTCGGCGCGTGGCGGCGAGCTGTTCTGCACCGAAGCCGGCACGCGTGTGTCGATCGCCGGCCGG of the Candidatus Kouleothrix ribensis genome contains:
- a CDS encoding PLP-dependent aminotransferase family protein, which encodes MQISINRNSPQPLYTQLAHDIQRRIRSGALPAGARLPTVRELARQLGVTRLTVHTAYSELQAGGWVEATVGRGTFVAPQTDPAAGLPDHGRDLSPPTILSDMVRLARLPGMRSLAMADASPDLYPTREFARALEEALGAGPAALSYTASQGDPLLRTTLADLLRERGVNATPDEIVVTSGVTQGMALIAHVLARPGDTVIVEQPTYLGLLHILNSQGIRVVGVPVDDQGMLVEALEPLLQEHRPRFIYTIPVFQNPGGMCLSPPRRALLLGLAERYRVPIVEDDIYSALVYEGQAPPALKADDQSGLVVHIGSFSKSLLPGARIGYVVAAQHLLSRLVAAKQADDLCSPPLLQRTLALFIQHGWLASHLRRTIPRYRERRDALMTAMAHYFPSGAHWATPRGGFCVWVALPPGTSVVDLYLSAAEHGVGFAPGDVFFTDPPEQPYLRLSFSSLPPDQIAEATQILGQLISIQATRRAFVVPPLAECVPLV
- a CDS encoding PhzF family phenazine biosynthesis protein; the encoded protein is MKGRPMPSIPIYQIDAFASRVFTGNPAAVCPLDAWLDDATLQAIAAENNLSETAFFVYDGERVALRWFTPVTEVDLCGHATLAAAFVIFSELEPQRDAVVFGSRSGDLAVTRAGDLLTLDFPATPTTACAAPEALIAGLGCTPLEVRQCADYLVVLEDEAAVRALQPRMDMLIQLDTRGVIATAPGDTADFVSRFFAPAYGIPEDPVTGSAHCALTPYWARRLGKRSLHALQVSARGGELFCTEAGTRVSIAGRAIKYLEGRIFL